From Polynucleobacter sp. AP-Sving-400A-A2:
AGAACGTGGTACCGCGTGTCATGACGCTCACACAAAGCACTTATGACGGCATCGTCTATAACGTCGAGATGATTAAAGATATGCTCGATGGCAAAGTCGATTCATTGCATTTCGATGAAGCTTGGCTGCCACATGCCGCATTCCATCCGTTCTACAAAGACATGCATGCCATCGGATCGGATCGTAAGCGTACTAAGAAGAGCTTGATGTTTGCTACCCAATCAACTCATAAGTTGTTGGCCGGTCTCTCACAAGCTTCACAAGTATTGGTGCAGGACGCAGAAGATACGAAGCTTGATCGCGACTGTTTCAATGAAGCCTATTTGATGCACACCTCTACTAGTCCGCAGTACGCCATTATTGCTTCTTGCGATGTATCTGCTGCCATGATGGAGTCTCCTGGTGGTACTACGCTGGTTGAGGAGTCTATTGCTGAGGCGATGGACTTCCGTCGTGCGATGCGTGAAGTGGATGATAAGTTTGGCGCAGACTGGTGGTTTAAGGTTTGGGGTCCAGACCATTTAACCGAAGAAGGTATTGGCGAACGTTCAGATTGGATTCTGAGGCCTAATGCCAACTGGCATGACTTTGGCAATGTTGCCCAAGATTTCAATATGCTCGATCCTATCAAGGCGACTGTAGTGACGCCTGGTTTAGATGTCGAAGGTAACTTCGGATCTATGGGCATCCCGGCAAGTATCGTTACTAAGTACTTGGCTGAACATGGCGTGATCGTAGAGAAGTGTGGTTTGTATTCCTTCTTCATCATGTTCACCATCGGTATCACTAAGGGTCGTTGGAATACTTTAGTAACTGAGCTACAGCAATTTAAAGACCACTTTGATAAGAACGCTCCCTTGTGGAAAGTATTGCCAGAGTTCGTTGCCAAACATCCTCGTTATGAGCGCGTTGGCCTCAAAGATATCTGCCAGCAGATCCATGAGTTCTATAAGAGCCTTAATGTAGCCCGCATGACTACCGAGATGTATACATCCGATATGGTGCCAGCGATGATGCCTTCAGAAGCTTGGGCGAAGATGGCGCACAAAAAAGTGGATCGTGTTCCTTTAGATCAACTTGAAGATCGTATTACCGCCATGTTGGTAACACCATATCCTCCAGGTATTCCACTCTTAATTCCGGGTGAGCGATTTAATAAACGCATCATTGACTATCTCTACTTTGCCCGTGACTTCAATGCGCAATTCCCTGGCTTTGAAACGGATATTCATGGGCTAGTAAAAGGTGATGTCAATGGCAGTAGCGAGTACTACGTTGATTGCGTAAGACAGGAGCCGGATATCAACCTGTGATCTAGTTTAAGTAATCAATCCCTCGTAATACCCTGCTTTTGCAGGGTATTTTTTTGCTTGCGTGTGAAGGGGGTTTTAACTATACTTGTACAATATATTGAACAAGTAAGGATGAGTCATGAGAGTAATTAATTTTTCTGACGCAAGAAACCAATTTAAACAAGTAATCGATCAAGTGGTGAGTGATTGTGATGTAGCCATCATCTCTCGCAGAGATGCTGATGATGCTGTAGTGATGTCTTTGAATACCTATAACAGCATGATGGAAACACTCCATTTATTAAAATCTCCAGCTAACGTAAAACATTTGGAGAAATCATTGGCGCAATATCGCAAAGGGCAAACCAAAGAAAAGAATCTTGTAGATGCTGAGTAGGGTTGTATGGACAAGTGCTTCATGGTCTGATTATGTTTACTGGCAAGGGCAAGATAAAAAAACTTTAAGGCGTATTAATGCACTTATAAAAGATGCCATGCGAAATCCTGAGGATGGCATTGGAAAGCCTGAGGAATTAAAGGAAAGTCTATCGGGATTTTGGTCTAGACGAATTGATGATGTTCATCGTCTTGTCTACGCCATCGAGAAAGATCAGCTTGTGGTTATTGCTTGCCGATATCACTATTAATAATTGCGGATTGAAGATGGTTATTTGCCTGGTTTATCTAACTGAAAGATCACCGGCGCATCTTCATCAACTTTACTTGGCAATGAGTTTGGTTTAGCTTCTTCACTTCCCGTGAAATTAAAATCCTGACTCTGCACTACTGCCGCAGGCTTATCAAGCAAGGTGGTGACTAAGGCTGGGAATGCTACCACCACCACAACCATGATGAGTTGCAGAACAACCCAAGGTAATGCGCCCCAGTAGATATCACTACTCTTGACTTCCTTAGGTGCCACACCACGTAGGTAGAACAGTGCAAATCCAAATGGGGGATGCATGAATGAGGTTTGCATATTCACGCACAACATCACGCCGAACCACACTAGAGCAGCACTAGCCGCTGCTTGGGGGTTGCCATTCATAGAGGCTAGTAATACTGGTGCAAGTAGTTTGACTGCCACTGGTGCAAGCAACGGTACAACGATGAAAGCGATTTCAAAGAAGTCTAAGAAGAATGCTAAGAAGAAAACAAATAGATTCACAGCAACCAAGAATCCAATCCAACCTCCTGGTAGATCTGAAAATAATGCTTCTACCCAGTGACCGCCATCAACACCTTGAAAGACGACTGAGAAGCAAGTTGAACCAATCAAGATAAATATAACCATAGCGGTAATGCGCATGGTGGTTTGATAGGCTTGCTGTATCAAGCCCTTGAGATTAGGAATGCTGGCCCTGCGCATCCAAGCCAGGAGTAGTGCGCCCATTGCTCCCATGGCGCCAGACTCGGTCGGAGTGGCAATGCCAGTCATGATGGTTCCCAGTACCAAGAAAATCAGCACTGCCGATGGAATAATCCCTAGCAGACATTTTTTCCACAACGCCCAGCCTTTGAGGGTGAGCTCATTTTCTGGCGCAGCTGGTAGGTAGTCGGGTCTAAAGCGAGAGAGGAAGAATGTGTAGAGAGCAAAAAGACCAATTTGCAGTAGTGAGGGACCCCAAGCGCCCAGATACATGCTGCCTACATCGGCGCTGCCACTCTGGGTTTTTAGCTGGTCGGCCAACACAATCAGCACCAAGGAGGGTGGCACTAGCTGAGTAATAGTCCCAGAAGCCGCTAAAACGCCAGTAGCGTAGCGCATGTTGTAACCATATCGCATCATTACCGGCAGGGAAATCATCGCCATAGCGATCACCTGAGCAGCTACTGTGCCAGTAATCGCCCCCAGAATAAATCCCACAATAATCACAGAGTAGCCAAGCCCACCCCGTATGCGTCCAAAGAGCTGACCCATGGAGTCCAACATTTCTTCTGCAAGGCCGCAGCGTTCCAAGATGGCGCCCATGAAGGTGAAGAAGGGGATTGCTAGAAGCAGGTCGTTAGCAAGAACGCTACCAAAGATGCGCTGAGGAATGGCTTGCAAAAACGGCATACCAAAGAAATTTTCAGCAATCGCAATGCCAGCAAAGAATAATCCCGCGGCCATCAAAGAAAACGCCACCGGAAAACCGATCAACATAAACACAATGAGTCCGCCAAACATCAACGGTGGCATCCATTCCAATGGAATCATTGCATGGGCTTTTCATAATGAAGATCGGCGGCAGGCAATGTCTCTTTGCCTTTGAGGGCGCCAATGCGTTTAATGATTTCCGAAAGTCCTTGTAGGCTCAGCATGAAAAAACCAAAAGGTACAACAAACTTAATGGGGTAGCGTGATAAACCACCTGCATTGAGTGAATGTTCAGAAACTAACCAGGACGGGTAAAACAAAGTAGTCCAAGATAACCACGCAAACAATAAGCAAGCGGGTAATAAAAAAACAATCAAGCCAAAGAGGTCAATATATAGACGGCCGCGATCAGAAAGCTGTGAGTAAATTAAATCGACTCGAACATGTTCATTGCGCTTAAGGGTGTATGCGGCTCCCAGCATGACAGCAGCAGCAAACAGATACCACTGTAATTCTAGTGGCCAGTTATTGCTGATATCTAGGCTATAGCGAAGCACAGCGTTAACAGCTGACACTACACAAGACAGCAAGATCATGATGCTAGCTGCCTTGCCCAGAAATTGATTTAAGCGGTCAATTCCTGTTGAGAGCGTTCCCCAAAAGCCCATGCGGATTAGAGATCTGCACGACCCCGTTTAATTGCAGCAAGTACTTGAGCCGGGGCGGTACCGCCAGCATGTTGACGAGAATTCACGGAGCCATCCACGGTTAGTAAAGCAAAGACGTCATCACCCATGAGCTCGGGACGGGTGTCTAAGCCACAAGCAAAACGCAATTCAGAGAGTGATAAATCGGTAAGCATGCAGTTACGGCCGACACAGGCTTTGACTGCATGAGCTACTGCTTCATGAGCATCACGGAAAGCTAAGCCTTTTTTAACTAAGTAATCGGCCAAGTCAGTGGCGGTTGCGAAGCCTTCTTCAGCAGCGGCCTTCATTACATCAGCTTTCACCTGAATATGGGGAACCATGTCAGCGAAGATGCGCAAGGTATCTTGCACGGTATCTACTGCATCAAACAAAGGCTCTTTGTCTTCTTGGTTATCCTTGTTATATGCCAATGGCTGGCTCTTCATTAAGGTCAATAAAGAAATCAAATCACCGTAGACACGACCAGTTTTGCCACGTGCTAATTCTGGTACATCCGGATTCTTTTTCTGCGGCATGATGGAGCTGCCAGTACAGAAGCGATCTGGTAAATCAATAAAGCCAAAGCGTGGGCTCAGCCAGAGTACCAACTCTTCAGATAGGCGGGATACGTGCATCATCAAGATGGATGCAAAGGCGCAGAACTCAATTGCAAAGTCACGATCAGATACTGCATCAAGAGAATTGTTGCAGATGCCATCAAAACCCAAGATCTTGGCAACCTGCTCGCGATCGATAGGATAAGTGGTTCCGGCTAAAGCAGCTGCACCGAGCGGTAAACGATTAAAGCGGGCACGCAGATCGGCTAAGCGGCTCGCATCACGACTAAACATTTCGTAATAGGCCATCAAGTGATGACCAAAAGTAATGGGCTGGGCTACTTGTAAATGCGTATGGCCAGGCATGATCGTGGCAGCATGAGTCTCAGCAAGATTGAGTAAGGCAATGCGCAGGGTTTTGAGAGTGGCTGCGATTTCATCAACGCTGCCACGTAACCAGAGGCGCAAATCAGTCGCTACCTGATCATTACGTGAACGACCAGTATGAAGACGCTTTCCAGCATCGCCAACTAACTCAGTCAGGCGTGCCTCGATATTGAGGTGTACATCTTCTAGCGCCAGTTGCCAGTTAAATTCACCAGCTTCGATTTCGCCTTTGATCTGGGCCATACCCTTTTGAATATCCGCCAAATCTTGGGCGCCGATAATTTTTTGAGTAGCCAGCATTTCAGCGTGAGCTAAAGATCCTGCGATATCCACCAAGGCAAATCGTTGATCAAACCCAATAGA
This genomic window contains:
- a CDS encoding Txe/YoeB family addiction module toxin translates to MLSRVVWTSASWSDYVYWQGQDKKTLRRINALIKDAMRNPEDGIGKPEELKESLSGFWSRRIDDVHRLVYAIEKDQLVVIACRYHY
- a CDS encoding TRAP transporter small permease subunit — protein: MGFWGTLSTGIDRLNQFLGKAASIMILLSCVVSAVNAVLRYSLDISNNWPLELQWYLFAAAVMLGAAYTLKRNEHVRVDLIYSQLSDRGRLYIDLFGLIVFLLPACLLFAWLSWTTLFYPSWLVSEHSLNAGGLSRYPIKFVVPFGFFMLSLQGLSEIIKRIGALKGKETLPAADLHYEKPMQ
- a CDS encoding type II toxin-antitoxin system Phd/YefM family antitoxin; this translates as MRVINFSDARNQFKQVIDQVVSDCDVAIISRRDADDAVVMSLNTYNSMMETLHLLKSPANVKHLEKSLAQYRKGQTKEKNLVDAE
- a CDS encoding TRAP transporter large permease subunit, whose protein sequence is MIPLEWMPPLMFGGLIVFMLIGFPVAFSLMAAGLFFAGIAIAENFFGMPFLQAIPQRIFGSVLANDLLLAIPFFTFMGAILERCGLAEEMLDSMGQLFGRIRGGLGYSVIIVGFILGAITGTVAAQVIAMAMISLPVMMRYGYNMRYATGVLAASGTITQLVPPSLVLIVLADQLKTQSGSADVGSMYLGAWGPSLLQIGLFALYTFFLSRFRPDYLPAAPENELTLKGWALWKKCLLGIIPSAVLIFLVLGTIMTGIATPTESGAMGAMGALLLAWMRRASIPNLKGLIQQAYQTTMRITAMVIFILIGSTCFSVVFQGVDGGHWVEALFSDLPGGWIGFLVAVNLFVFFLAFFLDFFEIAFIVVPLLAPVAVKLLAPVLLASMNGNPQAAASAALVWFGVMLCVNMQTSFMHPPFGFALFYLRGVAPKEVKSSDIYWGALPWVVLQLIMVVVVVAFPALVTTLLDKPAAVVQSQDFNFTGSEEAKPNSLPSKVDEDAPVIFQLDKPGK
- the argH gene encoding argininosuccinate lyase gives rise to the protein MSSSKNSLSNKAQAWSARFNEPVDELVQRYTASIGFDQRFALVDIAGSLAHAEMLATQKIIGAQDLADIQKGMAQIKGEIEAGEFNWQLALEDVHLNIEARLTELVGDAGKRLHTGRSRNDQVATDLRLWLRGSVDEIAATLKTLRIALLNLAETHAATIMPGHTHLQVAQPITFGHHLMAYYEMFSRDASRLADLRARFNRLPLGAAALAGTTYPIDREQVAKILGFDGICNNSLDAVSDRDFAIEFCAFASILMMHVSRLSEELVLWLSPRFGFIDLPDRFCTGSSIMPQKKNPDVPELARGKTGRVYGDLISLLTLMKSQPLAYNKDNQEDKEPLFDAVDTVQDTLRIFADMVPHIQVKADVMKAAAEEGFATATDLADYLVKKGLAFRDAHEAVAHAVKACVGRNCMLTDLSLSELRFACGLDTRPELMGDDVFALLTVDGSVNSRQHAGGTAPAQVLAAIKRGRADL
- a CDS encoding arginine/lysine/ornithine decarboxylase → MKFRFPIIIIDEDFRSENISGSGIRDLAEAIETEGMEVIGLTSYGDLTSFAQQASRASSFIVSIDDEEFVSDSEDHDLPALNNLRAFITEVRKRNEDIPIFLYGETRTSRHMPNDILRELHGFIHMNEDTPEFVARHIIREAKVYLDSLAPPFFRALTNYASEGSYSWHCPGHSGGVAFLKSPVGRMFHQFFGENMLRADVCNAVEELGQLLDHTGPVLQSERNAARIFNADHLFFVTNGTSTSNKIVWHSTVAPGDVVLVDRNCHKSVIHSITMMGAIPIFLMPTRNHLGIIGPIPKEEFEWKNIKKKIDANPFIKDKNVVPRVMTLTQSTYDGIVYNVEMIKDMLDGKVDSLHFDEAWLPHAAFHPFYKDMHAIGSDRKRTKKSLMFATQSTHKLLAGLSQASQVLVQDAEDTKLDRDCFNEAYLMHTSTSPQYAIIASCDVSAAMMESPGGTTLVEESIAEAMDFRRAMREVDDKFGADWWFKVWGPDHLTEEGIGERSDWILRPNANWHDFGNVAQDFNMLDPIKATVVTPGLDVEGNFGSMGIPASIVTKYLAEHGVIVEKCGLYSFFIMFTIGITKGRWNTLVTELQQFKDHFDKNAPLWKVLPEFVAKHPRYERVGLKDICQQIHEFYKSLNVARMTTEMYTSDMVPAMMPSEAWAKMAHKKVDRVPLDQLEDRITAMLVTPYPPGIPLLIPGERFNKRIIDYLYFARDFNAQFPGFETDIHGLVKGDVNGSSEYYVDCVRQEPDINL